In the genome of Xanthomonas hortorum pv. pelargonii, the window CGCAGCGCGTGGTCTGGTTCCGTCTGCGTTGGAGTTCCCGATGATCCGTAGTACCGAGTTGCGTCTTGTTTCCGTGGGCGCGCGTCGCCATGCCCTGCCGCGCGCGCTGTTCGCTGCGCTGTGCACGCTGGCCGCCAGCCAGGCCCTGGCCGAAACGCCCGTTGCCGCCGCCGATGCCGAGGTCACCACGCTGGACCGGATGATCGTGCAGGGCGAGCAGGCCAAGGGCTATACGGTGGAGAAGACCACCGCCGGCACGCGCATGAATCTGTCGCTGCGCGAGATTCCGCAGTCGGTCACCGTGATCACCCGTGACCGCATGGACGACCAGAACCTGCAGAGCATCACCGACGTACTCAACAACGTCACCGGCATCTCGGTGGCGCAGAGCGACAGCGAGCGGCTGGAGTTCTTCTCGCGCGGCTTCTACATCGACAACTACCAGTTCGACGGTATCCCGGCCTATATGGAGCAGGCCTGGAGCTACGGCGATTCGGCGCTGGACGTGGCGCTGTACGACCGCGTCGAAGTGGTGCGCGGCGCCACCGGCCTGCTCACCGGCTCGGGCAATCCGTCGGCCTCGATCAATCTGGTGCGCAAGCACGCGCTCAGCCGCGACTTCACCGGCACCGTGTCGGTCGGCGGCGGCGATTTCAACAAGACCCGCAGCGTGGCCGATGTCACCGTGCCGCTGAGCCCAGAAGGCACCGTGCGCGCGCGCGTGATCGGCGTGTATCAGGATGGCGAGTCGGATATGGACCGCTACAGCATGCGCAAGAAGATCGGCTCGGCGATCATCGATGCCGACCTCACCGACAGCACTTTGCTGAGCGTGGGCTACGAGTACCAGAAGAAGGAATCGAACGATGTCACCTGGGGCGGCTTCCCGCTGTTCTACAGCGATGGCACCCGCACCAACTACGACCGCTCGTTCAACCCGGCGGCCGACTGGACCTTTTGGGATACGCGTCTGCAGCGCACCTTCGCCAGCTTGCAGCAGAGCTTCGACAACGGTTGGAACCTCAAGGCCAATCTGAGCCATGAGAAGACCGAAGCGGCCAATCACCTGTTCTACCCGTTCTATACGATCTTTGGGTTCGACCGCGCCACCGGTGGCGGCGTGGTGCCGTATTCGGGCAACTACCTGACCGAGCGCAAGGCCGATGGCGCCGATGTCTATGCGGAAGGCCCGTTCCAGCTGTTCGGCCGCGAGCATCATCTGGTTGCCGGCGCCAGTTACAACCGCCGCGAATACGTCAACAACGGCACCTTCGATTTCCCGGCGCCGCTGGACAGTTACCTCGGCTGGACCGGCGCGTACCCGGAACCCAACTGGAGCCCGCGCACGGTGCAGAGCGACGGCACCATCAAGCAGAAGGCCGCTTACGTGGCCGCACGGTTCTCGCTGGCCGATCCGCTGACGCTGCTGGTGGGCGCGCGCTATACCGATTGGCAGATCGATGGCCGCAACTTCGATTCGACGACGCAAGGCCTGGTGCCGTTCTCCGACACCCAGACCGAAGTCACCCCGTACGCCGGCCTGGTGTACGACATCAACGATGTGTGGTCGACCTACGTCAGCTACACCGAAATCTTCAACCCGCAGACTCTGCGCGATGCCAATGGCGGCTATCTGGA includes:
- the fhuE gene encoding ferric-rhodotorulic acid/ferric-coprogen receptor FhuE, with the translated sequence MIRSTELRLVSVGARRHALPRALFAALCTLAASQALAETPVAAADAEVTTLDRMIVQGEQAKGYTVEKTTAGTRMNLSLREIPQSVTVITRDRMDDQNLQSITDVLNNVTGISVAQSDSERLEFFSRGFYIDNYQFDGIPAYMEQAWSYGDSALDVALYDRVEVVRGATGLLTGSGNPSASINLVRKHALSRDFTGTVSVGGGDFNKTRSVADVTVPLSPEGTVRARVIGVYQDGESDMDRYSMRKKIGSAIIDADLTDSTLLSVGYEYQKKESNDVTWGGFPLFYSDGTRTNYDRSFNPAADWTFWDTRLQRTFASLQQSFDNGWNLKANLSHEKTEAANHLFYPFYTIFGFDRATGGGVVPYSGNYLTERKADGADVYAEGPFQLFGREHHLVAGASYNRREYVNNGTFDFPAPLDSYLGWTGAYPEPNWSPRTVQSDGTIKQKAAYVAARFSLADPLTLLVGARYTDWQIDGRNFDSTTQGLVPFSDTQTEVTPYAGLVYDINDVWSTYVSYTEIFNPQTLRDANGGYLDPLSGKGYEAGVKAAWFDDKLNASLAVFRIEQDNLGVATGGFVPGSSESAYQAANGVVSEGFDFEISGRVTAGWNTTFGASHYTARDDSGTSINTHLPRTTIKLFNSYTPQGVWSDLTVGGGVNWQNRSYYVDPVYGTFQQSAYALVSAFARYRLSPQFSVQLNVDNLLDKRYYSQFNGGYGAWGASRNGMLTFNYTF